A genomic segment from Spinacia oleracea cultivar Varoflay chromosome 3, BTI_SOV_V1, whole genome shotgun sequence encodes:
- the LOC130469638 gene encoding uncharacterized protein yields the protein MGRSKSVVARGKGESGSTRVKSLNPIYSTVVDPAAFVELAGLPPSAEVKIPGSDEEAFDCPEGYVVMYEYPFTIGFKFPFTPLVRSFIEVFHLSPGQLMPQIWRVFTVVHGVTADWRTPFDLSDLMYSYDLALQKCCRYTLVTKKGKTNLGVGLGVNDRGWQSRFVFVGKDSLGDKGRFLVEGWTMEVVKGSSLTELNADSEDKYRKFLGYSVEDRSFSRDGEFLDEQAVDRSGDVAEEEEIDEGSGQLTRRRKRLDLLEEVVANSSSAEGEVGDMADNSEHTLSSRPVSRMSQSEIQERARKRLRSSSTSGGRGMTVVPRFSAIGSSAETPVVIGAEGFHPIASSSPPQPFKASSAAVDVSKVSTSSAKKRPVETDPVEDTVITLPPSFLGDEEASVIWPFADRLILPTTYRRYHEVDPLPVASDAAELSLRASQAALAVRRQCSLLCDEVTSARQLTATAKKAAASWEAKWKAAEKKVVDLAAVIKAKGDQLKGKDKQLADVAKDLERVKEELTSTTEELDGLRSLYDALQEEAKDVEALAIWRTRAQMMYSCLIGETSLWPCQKEVDDYLANGGTMADLSVPVVDPEELAKTADTASTEATEVDAALLVVSAPVPGQEGEVLAVGCEEEALAVVSQDETVDVASVEVPVVPPEQEPEQEVVVSTQEEGMY from the exons aTGGGTAGATCTAAGTCGGTTGTAGCGAGAGGAAAGGGGGAGTCGGGTTCCACTCGGGTTAAGTCTCTTAACCCGATATATTCTACTGTGGTGGATCCGGCGGCTTTTGTTGAACTTGCTGGTTTGCCGCCGTCGGCGGAAGTGAAGATTCCCGGCTCGGATGAGGAAGCCTTTGATTGTCCAGAGGGGTATGTGGTTATGTATGAGTATCCGTTCACAATTGGCTTCAAATTTCCTTTCACTCCTCTAGTTAGGTCCTTTATCGAGGTTTTCCATTTGAGTCCGGGTCAGTTGATGCCCCAGATATGGCGGGTTTTCACGGTGGTGCATGGAGTTACTGCGGACTGGCGTACGCCGTTTGACCTGTCTGATTTGATGTACTCTTACGACCTAGCACTGCAGAAGTGTTGTAGGTATACCTTGGTTACGAAGAAGGGGAAGACGAACTTAGGTGTTGGTTTAGGTGTGAACGACAGGGGTTGGCAGAGTCGTTTTGTCTTTGTAGGCAAAGATTCTCTGGGAGATAAAGGGCGGTTTCTGGTCGAGGGATGGACGATGGAAG ttgtcaaggggtcgtcgttgactgagttgaacgctGATTCTGAGGATAAGTATCGGAAGTTCTTGGGTTATTCTGTCGAGGATAGGTCTTTCAGTCGCGACGGAGAGTTTTTAGACGAGCAGGCGGTGGACCGGTCAGGCGACGTCGCCGAGGAGGAGGAGATAGACGAGGGATCAGGTCAACTGACTCGTCGTCGGAAAAGGTTGGATTTGCTTGAGGAGGTAGTGGCAAACTCGTCGTCCGCCGAAGGTGAAGTAGGTGATATGGCTGACAACTCAG AGCATACTCTTTCGTCTCGGCCTGTGTCGAGGATGTCTCAGAGTGAGATTCAGGAGCGTGCAAGGAAGCGACTTAGGTCGTCCTCGACTTCTGGTGGACGGGGTATGACGGTTGTACCTCGGTTTTCTGCGATAGGTTCATCGGCCGAGACGCCTGTCGTCATAGGAGCCGAAGGCTTTCATCCGATTGCTTCGTCGTCGCCTCCACAGCCGTTCAAGGCGTCGTCTGCTGCTGTCGACGTTAGTAAAGTGTCTACTTCATCGGCCAAGAAGCGACCTGTCGAGACGGATCCTGTCGAGGATACGGTTATCACTTTGCCCCCAAGCTTCTTGGGTGATGAAGAGGCGTCGGTTATATGGCCTTTCGCTGATCGCTTGATCTTGCCTACGACGTATCGACGATACCACGAGGTGGATCCTCTTCCTGTCGCGTCGGACGCCGCTGAGCTTAGTCTGCGG GCGTCGCAGGCTGCCTTGGCCGTGCGTAGGCAGTGTTCGTTGCTGTGCGACGAGGTGACGAGTGCAAGGCAGCTGACGGCGACGGCGAAGAAGGCGGCCGCATCGTGGGAAGCGAAGTGGAAAGCTGCTGAGAAGAAGGTTGTGGATCTTGCTGCGGTGATTAAGGCCAAGGGTGATCAATTGAAGGGTAAGGATAAGCAGTTAGCCGACGTGGCTAAAGATCTGGAGAGAGTGAAGGAGGAGTTGACCTCGACGACAGAGGAATTGGATGGATTGAGGAGCTTGTACGACGCCCTGCAGGAGGAGGCGAAGGACGTCGAGGCTCTTGCTATATGGAGGACGCGGGCGCAGATGATGTATTCCTGCCTGATTGGGGAGACTAGCCTTTGGCCGTGCCAAAAGGAGGTGGATGACTATCTGGCTAATGGCGGTACCATGGCTGACCTGTCGGTGCCCGTGGTGGATCCGGAGGAGTTGGCGAAGACGGCTGACACTGCTAGTACTGAGGCGACGGAGGTGGATGCTGCTTTGTTGGTGGTGAGTGCGCCTGTTCCGGGCCAAGAGGGGGAGGTTTTAGCTGTTGGGTGCGAAGAGGAGGCCCTTGCCGTCGTTTCTCAAGACGAGACGGTGGACGTGGCGTCGGTGGAGGTGCCAGTCGTGCCCCCAGAGCAAGAGCCGGAGCAGGAAGTCGTGGTTTCTACTCAGGAAGAAGGGATGTATTAG
- the LOC130469639 gene encoding uncharacterized protein, whose product MTTGEMTIAEMKAAYEKAQAELAQERASNETLQKELESVKSNKHQSRYKGGKPKKLTFEMPDDFEDVTDDEEETREEEDKEAPDPVTQRLNKMDARMTKHYSRLMKLMTRFPGAPTPVETEPTDGYAASPFCEAIARVTVPHTLRLPTWTTLYDGTSDPYRHVNFYKQRMWQIGIPHDLVEPVMCKSFGGTLDGAALEWLTNVPPRSISCLSDLINAFYQQFASSRQLEKQTSDLYRLVQGPTESVRDYFNRFNCEKIGIKNCDVRTAIEAFKRGLIPNSELYREITKYPCATFEEVRSRATAQMRIEDDEVIRTASQRSTGGSNDRRSYTPRNNNWRHQPYVRQNQVQSVNQYYDTNNVYRNERVEHPNISDYGFNVDIGGVVNALQNVGGTVRWPRKNDRPDSMKDMSKWCDFHRDNGHTTEECISLRKEVAYLLKRGHLKELLSDKGKETFSKEQTTLPGPATSSERPEPPPFNKVVNVISGGSDICGPTSSAAKKINRGESETVEEGQTEDEVALHRSLTAMAITFDDSDSVDTQREHHDGLVISLPIGNALIKRILVDNGSSANVLFLEALQEMGLEEKNIVRRSTVLVGFSGEALRTVGEISLPTYAEGVNMMTKFNVVDCPSAYNVILGRPWIHKMKAVPSTYHQSIKFPTKWGVMEIKGQQRDAKKCYETALKPSKSPI is encoded by the coding sequence ATGACTACTGGAGAGATGACGATCGCAGAGATGAAGGCGGCTTACGAGAAAGCCCAAGCCGAACTAGCCCAAGAGAGGGCATCCAATGAAACCCTCCAGAAAGAGCTCGAATCTGTAAAGAGCAACAAGCACCAGTCCCGCTACAAAGGTGGGAAGCCAAAAAAGCTAACGTTCGAGATGCCCGATGACTTTGAAGACGTGACCGACGATGAGGAGGAAACCCGCGAGGAAGAAGACAAAGAAGCTCCCGATCCGGTGACCCAACGCCTGAACAAGATGGATGCACGCATGACAAAACACTATTCCCGCCTGATGAAGTTGATGACCAGGTTCCCCGGGGCACCTACACCAGTGGAGACCGAGCCGACCGACGGATATGCCGCGTCGCCGTTCTGCGAAGCGATCGCTAGAGTGACGGTTCCGCACACACTCCGGCTCCCAACCTGGACCACCCTGTACGACGGGACATCCGACCCCTATAGGCACGTCAACTTCTACAAGCAGCGCATGTGGCAGATCGGGATTCCGCACGACCTAGTGGAACCTGTTATGTGCAAATCATTCGGTGGCACCCTCGATGGAGCAGCGTTGGAATGGCTCACGAACGTCCCTCCCAGATCCATCTCCTGTCTGTCCGACCTCATCAACGCCTTCTACCAACAATTCGCCAGCAGTCGCCAGTTAGAAAAACAAACCAGTGATCTCTATCGGTTGGTTCAAGGGCCAACCGAATCGGTACGCGATTATTTCAaccgttttaattgtgaaaaaattggtATAAAAAATTGTGATGTCAGGACTGCTATTGAGGCGTTCAAGAGAGGCCTCATCCCCAATTCGGAGCTATACCGGGAaataaccaaatacccctgtgCAACTTTCGAAGAGGTGCGATCAAGGGCCACCGCCCAGATGCGAATCGAAGACGACGAGGTTATCCGAACAGCATCTCAACGATCGACGGGGGGCAGCAACGACAGAAGATCGTACACCCCAAGGAACAACAATTGGCGACACCAACCGTATGTTCGGCAAAACCAGGTACAAAGTGTCAATCAGTATTATGATACTAACAATGTTTACAGGAACGAGCGGGTCGAACACCCCAACATCTCCGACTACGGCTTCAACGTCGACATTGGAGGTGTGGTGAACGCCCTTCAAAATGTAGGTGGAACAGTCAGATGGCCCCGGAAGAACGACAGACCGGACTCCATGAAGGACATGAGCAAATGGTGCGACTTCCACCGCGACAACGGACACACAACCGAGGAGTGCATCTCCCTCCGAAAGGAAGTCGCATACCTCCTGAAACGGGGGCATCTAAAGGAACTGTTGAGCGACAAGGGAAAAGAAACATTTTCCAAAGAGCAAACCACCCTGCCCGGCCCGGCGACAAGCAGCGAGCGACCAGAACCACCACCGTTCAATAAAGTGGTAAATGTTATTTCCGGTGGTTCAGATATTTGTGGACCAACCtcttctgcagctaaaaaaATTAACAGGGGAGAATCTGAGACCGTAGAAGAGGGGCAAACCGAAGACGAGGTCGCACTACACAGGTCCCTGACCGCAATGGCTATTACTTTCGACGATTCAGATTCTGTAGATACACAGCGGGAGCACCACGACGGGTTGGTAATATCGCTCCCTATAGGAAACGCATTGATCAAAAGGATACTGGTCGACAACGGAAGCTCAGCCAACGTACTGTTCTTGGaagcactacaagaaatgggATTAGAAGAGAAAAACATAGTAAGGAGATCAACAGTCCTGGTAGGGTTCAGTGGAGAAGCACTACGGACGGTAGGAGAGATATCGCTGCCTACATACGCAGAAGGCGTCAACATGATGACCAAGTTCAACGTCGTCGATTGTCCATCAGCGTACAACGTCATCCTAGGACgaccatggatccacaaaatgaagGCAGTGCCATCAACATATCAccaatcaatcaaatttccaacCAAGTGGGGggtcatggaaatcaaaggacAGCAAAGGGATGCGAAGAAATGTTACGAGACAGCACTGAAACCATCCAAGTCACccatctag